Within the Bacillota bacterium genome, the region TTGTGATGTGTGATGAACGGACGTGCAGCCGCGCCGCCTGGAATAGTGTTCAGTATGGGGGTCTCGACCTCCATATAGCCGCGCTCATCCAAAAATTCACGTATATATTTAATAATCTTACTGCGTTTGATGAATGTATCCTTTACCTCATGATTGATTATCAAATCGACATAGCGCTGGCGATAGCGCAGTTCCTGGTCACGCAGGCCATGAAATTTCTCAGGCAGAGGCAGAAGAGATTTTGATAAAAGCAGAACTTTTTCGGCATGGATGGAAATCTCGCCGCGTCTTGTGCGGAATACTTTTCCAGAGACACCGATAATATCGCCGATGTCGAATTTTAGGAATGACTGATAGCTGTCTTCACCAACGTCGTTTATCCTTACGTAGACCTGTATTTTCCCGTCACGGTCACGGACATCGCAAAAAGATGCCTTACCCATATCACGTTTTGACATAAGGCGTCCGCCGATGGTAACGTCTTTTCCCTCAAACGCGTCAAAGTCAGCAAGGATTTCCGTTGTCTACGTATCTTTTTCGAAACGTGTTATCTGGAAAGGGTCTTTCCCTTCGCTTTGAAGAGCTTTAAGCTTATCACGCCTTATCTTTAATATTTCGCTTAAATCCTCTGTGCTTTCAGCTTCCGAAATGATCTCTTCTGCCATTTATTTATACATCCTCCTATGAAAAGACAGGCGCAAAGCCTGTCTAAAAGTAAAAATTAGTTATACGCAGAAATTAAGTATTCTGAGCAAATTATAATATTTTTAAAACTTTGACTTCAATTATGCCGGAAGGAGTAACAGCTTTAACAGTTTTGCCTGCTTTTGCGCCCATAAGAGCTTTTCCAACGGGGGATTCATATGAAATGCGGTTATTATCAGGGTCAGCTTCAGTGCTGCCCACTATCTCATAACTTTCCTCTTCGTTTTCGCCTTTGAACAATACTTTAATTTTTGAGCCGACGTTGACTACCTTTGCATTTTCGGCAATATCGATTACCTGAACATTTTTAAGCGTAGCCTCGAGCTGCTGGATCTTTGCCTCAACAACAGCCTGCTCGTTCTTAGCTTCGTCATATTCACTGTTTTCAGACAGATCACCGTAATCTCTGGCTTGTTTTATATTTTCAGCAATTTCCTTGCGGCGCACAGTTACTAAATAATTGAGCTCGT harbors:
- the greA gene encoding transcription elongation factor GreA, which gives rise to MPESIKMTKEGLKNLEDELNYLVTVRRKEIAENIKQARDYGDLSENSEYDEAKNEQAVVEAKIQQLEATLKNVQVIDIAENAKVVNVGSKIKVLFKGENEEESYEIVGSTEADPDNNRISYESPVGKALMGAKAGKTVKAVTPSGIIEVKVLKIL